The Opisthocomus hoazin isolate bOpiHoa1 chromosome W, bOpiHoa1.hap1, whole genome shotgun sequence genome includes a region encoding these proteins:
- the LOC142365590 gene encoding uncharacterized protein LOC142365590: MGEGKELKATKFQKDASRVIIGLISALLGLAKPHEIEPMYKINPRSNMWLTFANRTNQTSFCISMQSVTDPFRTCLIGTPYWDPNDWKGWVSNETILRETVVNASCSRLETYHGPQYQKLPCGGYAAALVINALNVSLPWDPQEIDLLGSMFGNESCFHFAGSALTGTSHYRRFDWIGWTNVTSRQVQLSKKNEPKPAYDYKNKDDYCNGSAGSGIKNPKISVWVNNSTKAIPPGYFLICGDRAWQGIPKRVMGGPCYFGKLIMFAPPMSILKNRTRAKRALRQLTPQCDGRLSVYDRAGRVALSLLLPWGAASKALTDIGRLVCLVAKEINATSKMISELTQDMDSVRHAVLQNRAAIDFLLLAHGHGCEDLDGMCCMNLSDHSKSIHKQLHQLQQNLNAITVDSGLSDWLSHLSIRGWLADLVKQGIATLVTILIMLCIFGCLISCAIKLVKKTFNGIWVAQKQKGGFVGFLEKQGHIVSYPDTLNMDSIGL, from the coding sequence atgggagaaggaaaagaactgaAGGCAACGAAGTTCCAGAAGGATGCCTCGAGAGTGATAATAGGACTGATAAGTGCCTTATTGGGGTTAGCAAAGCCTCACGAAATTGAGCCGATGTACAAAATTAACCCTAGGTCTAATATGTGGTTAACCTTTGCGAATCGGACCAATCAAACATCATTTTGTATTTCTATGCAATCGGTAACTGATCCTTTTAGAACATGTTTAATTGGAACACCGTATTGGGACCCAAACGATTGGAAGGGTTGGGTTTCAAATGAGACCATTCTACGGGAGACAGTGGTGAATGCCAGCTGCTCTCGACTAGAAACATATCACGGACCTCAGTATCAAAAGCTGCCTTGCGGAGGCTATGCCGCCGCTCTTGTGATTAACGCCTTAAATGTTTCCCTACCATGGGATCCGCAGGAGATAGATCTCCTTGGATCCATGTTTGGAAATGAATCTTGCTTCCACTTTGCTGGAAGTGCTCTTACAGGAACTAGCCATTATCGTAGGTTTGATTGGATAGGGTGGACCAATGTCACTAGTCGACAAGTgcaattaagtaaaaaaaatgaGCCGAAACCAGCTTACGATTACAAAAACAAGGATGACTATTGCAATGGGTCAGCAGGATCCGGGATAAAGAATCCAAAAATAAGCGTATGGGTAAACAATTCAACAAAAGCCATTCCCCCAGGGTATTTTTTGATCTGCGGAGATAGAGCATGGCAAGGCATTCCAAAGCGAGTGATGGGAGGACCGTGTTATTTTGGAAAATTGATTATGTTTGCCCCACCTATGAGTATCCTGAAAAATCGTACAAGGGCAAAACGAGCGCTTAGACAATTGACACCACAGTGTGATGGGAGATTATCAGTCTATGACAGAGCAGGAAGGGTAGCATTGTCACTGTTGTTACCTTGGGGAGCTGCTTCAAAAGCTTTAACAGATATAGGGAGATTAGTGTGTTTAGTAGCTAAGGAAATAAATGCAACATCAAAAATGATATCAGAGTTAACTCAAGATATGGATAGTGTTCGACATGCAGTATTACAAAATAGAGCGGCAattgattttctgcttttagcaCATGGTCATGGGTGTGAGGATTTAGACggaatgtgttgcatgaatctgtcggaCCACTCAAAATcaatccacaagcaattacatcAGCTACAACAGAATCTGAACGCTATTACGGTAGACTCGGGGTTGTCAGACTGGCTTAGTCACCTGAGCATCCGTGGGTGGTTGGCGGATTTGGTCAAACAAGGAATAGCGACGCTGGttacgattctgatcatgctatgcatttttggatgtttgataagttgtgccataaagctggttaagaagacgtttaacggtatctgggttgctcaaaaacaaaaagggggatttgtagggtttctggagaaacagggacatattgtgagctacccagacactctgaatatggactcgatcggtttgtag